One genomic window of Bacillus mycoides includes the following:
- the rlmD gene encoding 23S rRNA (uracil(1939)-C(5))-methyltransferase RlmD encodes MSTKMTPPVEKNEFIDVVFEDLTHDGAGVAKVKGYPIFVKNGLPGEEAQIKIIKVKKNFAFGRLMKLHQESPYRKDAECPVYNECGGCQLQHLTYEGQLKAKEKQVRDVMQRIGGLSDVPVHPVLGMKNPWVYRNKAQVPIGEREGGLVAGFYRQGTHDIINMESCLIQAEENDTLIQEVKRICEKHGISAYNEERNKGTLRHVMARYGQVTGEIMLVFITRTAELPNKEAIIEEIAAKFPEVKSIVQNVNTKRTNVIFGDKTTVLYGSEYIYDFIGDIKFAISARSFYQVNPEQTKVLYDKTLEYAKLNGNETVIDAYCGIGSISLFLAQKAKKVYGVEIVPEAIEDANRNAALNNMTNAEFGVGEAEVVIPKWYKEGVIADTMVVDPPRKGCDEALLNTIIDMKPKRVVYVSCNPATLARDLKVLEEGGYKTQEVQPVDMFPHTTHVECVAWLKLV; translated from the coding sequence ATGAGTACAAAAATGACGCCACCAGTTGAAAAAAACGAGTTTATAGATGTAGTGTTTGAAGATTTAACACACGATGGTGCCGGTGTTGCGAAAGTGAAGGGATATCCTATTTTCGTAAAAAACGGATTACCAGGTGAGGAAGCGCAAATTAAAATTATTAAAGTGAAGAAAAACTTCGCGTTTGGTCGTTTAATGAAGCTTCATCAAGAAAGTCCATATCGTAAAGATGCAGAATGCCCCGTGTACAACGAGTGCGGAGGTTGTCAACTTCAGCACTTAACATACGAAGGACAATTAAAAGCGAAAGAAAAACAAGTACGTGACGTTATGCAGCGCATCGGTGGACTAAGCGATGTTCCTGTTCATCCTGTACTGGGCATGAAGAACCCGTGGGTATACCGTAATAAAGCACAAGTACCAATTGGAGAACGCGAAGGTGGACTTGTAGCTGGTTTCTATCGTCAAGGAACGCATGACATCATTAATATGGAATCATGCTTAATTCAGGCGGAAGAAAACGATACATTAATTCAAGAAGTAAAACGCATTTGTGAAAAGCACGGTATCTCGGCTTACAATGAAGAGCGTAACAAAGGAACACTTCGCCACGTAATGGCTCGCTACGGACAAGTAACAGGGGAAATTATGCTTGTCTTCATTACACGTACAGCTGAACTGCCAAATAAAGAAGCAATCATTGAAGAAATCGCAGCGAAATTCCCAGAAGTAAAATCGATTGTTCAAAACGTAAACACGAAACGTACAAACGTTATTTTCGGAGATAAGACGACAGTACTGTACGGATCAGAATATATTTATGACTTTATCGGTGACATTAAATTTGCGATTTCAGCACGTTCATTCTATCAAGTAAACCCAGAACAAACGAAAGTGCTATACGATAAAACGTTAGAATACGCAAAATTAAATGGTAACGAAACAGTAATCGATGCATATTGCGGAATCGGATCAATCTCTTTATTCCTAGCGCAAAAAGCGAAAAAAGTATACGGTGTTGAAATCGTTCCAGAAGCAATCGAAGACGCAAACCGAAACGCAGCACTAAACAACATGACAAATGCTGAATTTGGTGTAGGAGAAGCAGAAGTAGTCATTCCGAAATGGTACAAAGAAGGCGTAATTGCCGACACAATGGTCGTAGACCCACCGCGTAAAGGCTGTGATGAAGCATTACTAAACACAATCATCGATATGAAGCCAAAACGCGTCGTATACGTATCATGTAACCCAGCAACATTAGCACGCGACTTAAAAGTACTAGAAGAAGGCGGATATAAAACGCAGGAAGTACAGCCTGTTGATATGTTCCCGCATACGACTCATGTAGAGTGTGTGGCTTGGCTTAAGTTGGTATAA
- a CDS encoding tRNA dihydrouridine synthase, whose protein sequence is MIDNFWRDLPRPFFVLAPMEDVTDVVFRHVVSEAGRPDVFFTEFTNSDSYCHPEGMKSVRGRLIFTEDEQPIVAHIWGDNPEYFRQMSIGMAELGFKGIDINMGCPVPNVASRGKGSGLILRPDVAAELIQAAKAGGLPVSVKTRLGFKELSEWEDWLTHIFKQDIANLSIHLRTREEMSQVDAHWELIPEIKKLRDRIAPNTLITINGDIPDRQTGMELAEKYGIDGVMIGRGIFKNPFAFEKEPREHSSKEHLDLLRLQLDLQDQYAEVLPRSITGLHRFFKIYVKGFPGAAELRNQLMNTKSTDEVRGLLDKFEGSVDKDGDSETV, encoded by the coding sequence ATGATAGATAATTTTTGGCGTGATTTACCACGACCATTTTTCGTACTTGCACCAATGGAAGATGTGACAGACGTTGTTTTCCGTCACGTAGTAAGTGAAGCTGGTCGCCCAGATGTATTTTTCACAGAGTTTACAAACTCGGATAGCTATTGTCATCCAGAAGGTATGAAAAGTGTACGTGGCCGTTTAATTTTTACAGAAGATGAACAGCCAATAGTGGCGCATATTTGGGGAGATAATCCTGAATATTTCCGTCAAATGAGTATTGGTATGGCAGAGCTAGGATTTAAAGGCATCGATATTAATATGGGCTGCCCTGTACCGAATGTAGCATCAAGAGGAAAAGGTAGTGGCCTTATTCTACGTCCAGACGTTGCGGCAGAACTTATTCAAGCAGCAAAAGCGGGCGGACTACCTGTCAGCGTAAAAACACGACTTGGCTTTAAAGAGTTAAGTGAGTGGGAGGATTGGTTAACGCACATTTTTAAACAAGATATTGCGAACCTTTCTATTCATTTACGTACAAGAGAAGAAATGAGCCAAGTAGATGCGCACTGGGAACTAATTCCGGAAATTAAAAAATTACGTGACCGCATTGCACCAAATACGCTAATAACAATCAACGGAGACATTCCTGACCGTCAAACTGGAATGGAACTTGCTGAAAAATACGGTATTGATGGCGTTATGATCGGACGAGGAATCTTTAAAAATCCATTTGCTTTCGAAAAAGAGCCAAGAGAACATAGCAGTAAAGAACACCTTGATCTTCTAAGACTACAGCTTGATCTTCAAGATCAATATGCAGAAGTACTACCACGCTCAATCACAGGGCTTCATCGCTTCTTCAAAATTTATGTAAAAGGCTTCCCTGGAGCTGCTGAACTAAGAAATCAATTGATGAACACGAAATCGACTGATGAAGTGCGTGGGTTGCTTGATAAGTTTGAGGGTAGTGTTGATAAGGATGGGGATAGTGAAACGGTGTAA
- a CDS encoding GAF domain-containing sensor histidine kinase, with protein MLSDQTRYSRLANITKIINTKLELREVLQRVTMAISEEIVRCNAVGIYLPQEDGTFRGFAGKPETINGVTLDTQVIDPEIDLLAKEVIETKKNIYIPDTSKDHRPDPRPVDAFKIKSLLALPISFGQELFGLVFLFDYGTPMNLTDSEIQSVEAYVNMAAVAIQNANNLTQKENLIAEKQLLLNVTRDLSMCSSIQESFDKCFFYLGQILESKNMAAHLLDPLDKTTIKTTKLSKDCDWTEADWMEKSYEAKIQEVIQTKNIDSKGLLMIPLVSMGEILGVIVVGKEGKAHNYDTSQIQLAKSIVDATAPTFSNLLYMDQLESMVEERTRELAAANEKVTSVIEIITDGFFTLNNKWEFTYVNKHQYFPQRKTAKDVLGKNIWEVFPSSVDAVMYKEFHRAMSERTTVHFEFFSISDEYWHEVIAYPYDDGICCIFKNITEKKQYEQELKRLSNIDLIGQMAAGISHEIRNPMTTVRGFLQLLKEENTYEKQNKYFNLMIEELDRANSIITEFLSIGNTKKSDLQMLDLNAIIHDIIPLIKIDTYNQNKYIQVDTNDIPELFLNRNEIRQLLINLYRNGLEAMSTGKVLTISTYKEGQNCVVLAVRDQGKGIRPEVLEKLGTPFYTTKDNGTGLGLGICYAISARHNAKIEIQTGSEGTTFFVKFNYENNEQ; from the coding sequence ATGTTAAGTGATCAGACGAGATATTCTAGGCTCGCGAATATAACAAAAATAATAAATACAAAATTAGAACTACGTGAAGTATTGCAGCGTGTAACAATGGCGATATCAGAGGAGATTGTTAGGTGCAACGCTGTTGGAATTTATTTACCCCAGGAAGATGGAACATTTAGAGGGTTTGCAGGAAAACCAGAGACCATAAATGGCGTAACGCTCGATACTCAGGTAATTGATCCTGAAATAGACTTACTGGCAAAAGAAGTTATTGAAACCAAAAAAAACATCTATATCCCTGATACCTCAAAGGATCATCGGCCGGATCCAAGACCAGTTGATGCGTTCAAAATTAAGTCCTTATTAGCCCTGCCTATCTCATTTGGACAAGAGTTATTTGGTCTGGTTTTTTTATTTGATTATGGAACTCCAATGAACTTAACAGATTCAGAAATTCAAAGTGTTGAAGCTTATGTAAATATGGCTGCGGTCGCAATTCAAAATGCAAATAATTTAACACAAAAGGAAAACCTTATTGCCGAGAAGCAGCTGTTACTAAATGTTACCCGTGATTTATCAATGTGTTCCTCGATACAGGAGAGTTTTGATAAATGTTTTTTTTACTTAGGACAGATTTTAGAGAGTAAAAACATGGCTGCCCACCTTTTAGACCCGCTAGACAAAACAACGATTAAAACAACGAAGTTAAGCAAGGACTGTGATTGGACAGAAGCGGATTGGATGGAGAAAAGCTATGAAGCCAAGATCCAAGAGGTTATTCAAACAAAAAATATAGATAGTAAGGGTCTACTGATGATTCCATTGGTTTCAATGGGAGAAATATTAGGGGTAATCGTCGTTGGCAAAGAGGGAAAAGCTCACAATTACGATACTTCCCAAATTCAACTGGCAAAATCTATCGTTGATGCCACAGCTCCTACGTTTTCAAACTTGTTATATATGGATCAACTTGAAAGTATGGTGGAAGAGCGAACGAGAGAACTAGCTGCTGCTAATGAAAAAGTTACAAGTGTGATTGAAATTATTACGGATGGATTCTTTACTTTGAATAATAAATGGGAATTCACGTACGTAAATAAGCATCAATATTTTCCACAAAGAAAAACAGCAAAAGATGTATTAGGTAAGAATATATGGGAGGTTTTCCCGAGTAGCGTCGACGCAGTTATGTATAAGGAATTTCATCGTGCAATGTCAGAGCGAACTACAGTTCATTTCGAATTTTTTTCTATCTCTGATGAATATTGGCACGAAGTTATTGCATACCCGTATGATGATGGTATTTGTTGTATTTTTAAAAACATAACGGAAAAAAAGCAATATGAGCAGGAATTGAAAAGGTTATCCAACATAGATTTAATAGGGCAAATGGCAGCAGGTATCAGCCATGAGATTAGAAATCCAATGACAACAGTACGAGGATTTTTGCAGTTATTAAAAGAAGAGAACACCTATGAGAAACAGAATAAGTACTTTAATTTAATGATTGAAGAACTTGACCGTGCCAATTCTATTATTACTGAATTTCTCTCGATAGGTAATACAAAGAAATCGGATTTGCAGATGTTAGATTTAAATGCAATTATCCACGATATTATTCCTTTAATAAAGATTGATACGTATAATCAAAATAAATATATTCAAGTCGATACAAATGATATTCCGGAATTATTTTTAAATCGTAATGAGATACGACAATTATTAATAAACCTATACCGTAATGGCTTAGAGGCGATGAGCACAGGGAAAGTTCTAACCATTAGCACCTACAAGGAAGGTCAAAATTGTGTGGTGCTTGCAGTGCGGGATCAAGGGAAAGGTATCAGGCCTGAAGTGTTAGAGAAACTGGGTACTCCATTTTACACAACCAAAGATAATGGAACTGGACTGGGGTTAGGTATATGTTATGCCATTTCTGCCCGTCATAATGCAAAAATAGAAATTCAAACAGGATCGGAAGGCACTACCTTTTTTGTTAAATTTAATTATGAAAATAATGAACAATAA
- a CDS encoding DUF1456 family protein: protein MAMSNNDILKRVRYAMDIKDIDMVEIFNLGGIEVTKEDVLDMLTRVKRSPQHEAEDADVIEDEYVLTCDMMMLESFLNGFIILKRGKQDPKPGQPAGQAAPLRSNESANNLLLKKMKIALSLTSEDVLDILDSVGVIVTKGELGALLRKKGHKHYKECGDRYARNFIKGLAVKYRG from the coding sequence ATGGCAATGAGCAACAACGATATATTAAAAAGAGTAAGATATGCTATGGATATAAAAGATATAGATATGGTGGAAATATTTAATCTTGGTGGCATTGAAGTAACGAAAGAGGACGTACTTGATATGCTTACAAGAGTAAAGAGAAGTCCACAACACGAAGCGGAAGATGCTGATGTAATCGAAGATGAGTACGTACTAACATGCGATATGATGATGTTAGAGTCATTTTTAAATGGATTTATTATTTTAAAAAGAGGAAAGCAAGATCCGAAACCAGGGCAACCTGCGGGACAAGCTGCACCTTTACGAAGCAATGAAAGTGCCAATAACCTTCTTTTAAAGAAAATGAAAATCGCACTATCTTTAACGAGTGAGGATGTGCTTGATATATTAGACAGCGTAGGAGTCATCGTAACAAAAGGAGAGTTAGGCGCTTTATTAAGAAAAAAAGGCCATAAGCATTACAAAGAGTGCGGCGATAGATACGCAAGGAATTTCATTAAGGGATTGGCTGTAAAGTATAGAGGATAA
- a CDS encoding M48 family metallopeptidase: protein MVHTYLGETINFHITYKKKKSVRLFVDSYGNVEVQAPKGTPVEYLVQLLEEKWDWIQKTRKEMQERALGPQEKDYDQGEGFLYLGSTYPIQISQDASITQDNAVFEGDKLHIYVNELKDEKIQQALKRFYYKQCKALVEKSIKAHQSNFKTKPRSIRITDSSRTWGTCDSNLQLTFNWKLAMAPQQVIDYVVVHEMCHMVHLNHDRSFWRLVGKIMPDYKEMENWLALSSWKMTV from the coding sequence ATGGTACATACATATTTGGGTGAGACAATTAATTTTCATATAACTTATAAGAAGAAAAAATCAGTACGTCTTTTTGTAGATTCTTACGGAAATGTTGAGGTGCAAGCTCCGAAAGGGACACCTGTTGAATACTTAGTCCAGTTGCTAGAGGAGAAATGGGATTGGATTCAGAAAACACGTAAGGAAATGCAGGAGCGGGCGCTTGGACCACAGGAAAAGGATTATGATCAAGGAGAGGGCTTTCTGTATTTAGGGAGTACGTATCCGATACAGATTTCTCAAGATGCAAGTATTACGCAAGACAATGCAGTGTTTGAAGGGGATAAGCTACACATTTATGTGAATGAGCTTAAGGATGAGAAAATACAACAAGCTTTAAAACGTTTTTACTATAAACAGTGCAAGGCATTAGTAGAAAAGAGTATTAAAGCACATCAAAGCAACTTTAAAACAAAGCCTCGTTCTATTCGTATTACAGATAGTAGTCGTACGTGGGGAACTTGTGATTCAAATCTACAACTAACATTCAATTGGAAGCTAGCGATGGCACCACAGCAGGTAATTGACTATGTAGTTGTTCATGAAATGTGTCATATGGTTCATTTAAATCATGATCGATCTTTTTGGCGTCTTGTTGGGAAGATAATGCCTGATTATAAGGAAATGGAAAACTGGTTAGCGTTATCGAGTTGGAAGATGACGGTTTAG
- a CDS encoding GNAT family N-acetyltransferase — MTILYEGSLKQNNDPFHVTLLSREHIEQILSLQNVVVEALEDKGRLQPLSLEEFQYILEGNGMMIGAFIENELIAFRALLVPPIDDEHLGLDIGLPESQLHRVIYQEISNVHPSCRGNGMQKILATIIMDELQKEDSKYDYVCCTVAPFNIPSLKDKFAQGMEIAALKEKYGGSMRYVFVKELRKDTERDWTDVKDIPMSDVSEKQALLSEGYRGYEMEKIDGNFIVKFGR; from the coding sequence ATGACGATTCTATATGAAGGTTCATTAAAACAAAACAACGATCCATTTCACGTTACATTACTATCAAGAGAGCATATCGAACAAATTTTATCACTACAAAACGTTGTAGTTGAAGCACTAGAAGATAAAGGTCGTTTACAACCACTATCGCTAGAAGAATTTCAATACATTCTAGAAGGAAACGGAATGATGATCGGTGCTTTTATCGAAAACGAGCTCATCGCATTTCGTGCCCTACTAGTCCCTCCTATCGACGATGAACATTTAGGGCTTGATATTGGTCTACCAGAAAGTCAGCTACACCGCGTCATCTATCAAGAAATCTCAAACGTTCATCCAAGCTGCCGAGGAAATGGTATGCAAAAAATATTAGCCACAATCATCATGGATGAATTACAAAAAGAAGACAGCAAATACGATTACGTTTGCTGCACCGTTGCACCTTTTAACATTCCTAGTTTAAAAGATAAGTTCGCGCAAGGAATGGAAATTGCTGCGCTGAAGGAGAAGTACGGCGGGAGTATGCGGTATGTTTTTGTGAAGGAATTGCGTAAGGATACAGAAAGAGATTGGACGGATGTTAAAGATATTCCGATGAGTGATGTTAGTGAAAAGCAAGCGTTACTTTCGGAGGGATATCGTGGGTATGAGATGGAGAAAATAGATGGGAATTTCATTGTGAAGTTTGGACGATAA
- a CDS encoding mandelate racemase/muconate lactonizing enzyme family protein: MKITAIHLYAIRLPLRDPFVISYGSYSDMPSIIVKMETDEGIIGYGEGVADDHVTGESWESTFHILKHILSPALIGKNPMNIEKIHDMMDNTIYGVPTAKAAIDIACFDIMGKKLNQPVYQLIGGRYHEEFPVTHVLSIAAPENMAEEAASMIKKGYHSFKMKVGTNVKEDVNRIEAVRERVGNDIAIRVDVNQGWKNSANTLTALRSLGHLNIDWIEQPVVADDIDAMAHIRSKTDLPLMIDEGLKGSREMRQIIKLDAADKVNIKLMKCGGIYPAVKLAHQAEMAGIECQVGSMVESSVASSAGFHVAFSKKIITSVELTGPLKFTKDIGNLHYDVPFIRLNEKPGLGIEINEDTLQELTVFQDVVR; the protein is encoded by the coding sequence ATGAAAATTACAGCTATTCATCTTTACGCAATTCGTTTACCACTTCGCGATCCATTTGTTATTAGTTATGGTTCTTATTCTGATATGCCTTCTATTATCGTCAAAATGGAAACAGATGAAGGTATTATCGGTTACGGTGAAGGCGTTGCTGATGATCACGTTACAGGTGAATCATGGGAAAGTACTTTCCATATTTTAAAACATATACTATCTCCTGCTCTTATCGGGAAAAACCCAATGAATATCGAGAAAATACACGATATGATGGACAACACAATTTACGGTGTTCCTACAGCGAAAGCTGCGATTGACATCGCTTGTTTTGATATAATGGGCAAAAAACTAAATCAACCTGTATATCAACTAATTGGCGGACGCTACCATGAAGAATTTCCTGTCACTCACGTCTTAAGTATCGCCGCTCCAGAAAATATGGCTGAAGAAGCAGCTTCTATGATTAAAAAAGGTTACCACTCTTTCAAAATGAAAGTCGGCACGAATGTAAAAGAAGATGTAAACCGAATTGAAGCTGTACGTGAACGTGTAGGAAATGATATCGCGATTCGCGTTGATGTAAACCAAGGCTGGAAAAATAGTGCAAACACATTAACAGCACTTCGTTCATTAGGTCACTTAAACATCGACTGGATTGAACAGCCTGTTGTCGCGGACGATATTGACGCAATGGCTCATATTCGTTCGAAAACAGATCTTCCACTTATGATTGATGAAGGATTAAAAGGCTCTCGTGAAATGCGCCAAATTATTAAATTAGACGCAGCTGATAAAGTGAATATAAAACTAATGAAATGCGGCGGCATATATCCAGCTGTAAAACTCGCTCATCAAGCTGAAATGGCAGGCATTGAATGCCAAGTTGGATCCATGGTCGAATCATCTGTTGCCTCTTCCGCAGGATTCCATGTCGCTTTCTCAAAAAAAATCATTACTAGCGTCGAGCTGACAGGACCATTAAAATTCACGAAAGACATTGGAAACTTACATTACGACGTACCATTTATTCGCTTAAACGAAAAGCCGGGACTCGGCATTGAAATAAATGAAGATACACTACAAGAACTAACCGTCTTTCAAGACGTTGTACGCTAA
- a CDS encoding transcriptional regulator, whose product MMIKIAVVGSKEFMENLLPIAHKLEEIEIDPYIYLHPAESSEILKRLKPCDVIFFSGALPYYMAKEIREQLRIPSTYLQQDETTVASSLLSIIYHQSIQPHKISIDLVDRSFIINVFHDIGLKETPQVMDYENMLWSNDEIKSIIDFHLAKYQSGEVDLALTSIHAVYDELQKIGIPSERMIDPTQSIIHGLKDAKIKAELAKSHSATVGACIISFIELQESSLEKLNVISKELRGSFKQVDEMTFILYTTRGDIESSTKTNTIDRLFTNIEGAVSIGFGYGKTVNEAEQNAKIAQGFAKNNPIERRFYILTSDKELFGPFPKEQRVQSLKNDNPELMKIAKETKLSPANLSKIIQFSQSHPSLKFTAADLSEYLQVTRRSTERLLKKLVDYRYANICGEEMPYQQGRPRAIYELNLPLYSFQKF is encoded by the coding sequence ATGATGATAAAAATTGCAGTTGTTGGTTCAAAAGAGTTTATGGAGAATCTTTTACCTATTGCTCATAAACTAGAAGAAATAGAGATTGATCCATATATTTACCTTCACCCGGCAGAATCTTCTGAAATATTAAAGCGTTTAAAACCTTGTGATGTTATCTTTTTCTCAGGTGCCCTACCTTATTATATGGCAAAAGAAATAAGAGAACAATTGCGAATTCCAAGTACGTACTTACAGCAAGACGAGACAACTGTCGCATCTTCACTCCTTTCTATAATATATCATCAAAGTATTCAACCTCATAAAATTTCAATTGATTTAGTAGATCGTTCGTTTATTATAAATGTGTTCCATGATATCGGTCTGAAAGAAACGCCGCAAGTGATGGATTATGAAAATATGTTATGGAGTAATGATGAAATTAAGAGCATCATTGATTTTCATTTAGCTAAATATCAATCTGGAGAGGTCGATTTAGCTTTAACTAGTATTCACGCTGTCTACGACGAACTTCAAAAAATAGGTATTCCTTCAGAGCGTATGATAGACCCGACGCAATCAATTATACACGGGTTAAAAGATGCAAAAATAAAAGCAGAGTTAGCAAAAAGCCATTCAGCTACTGTTGGTGCTTGTATTATATCCTTTATAGAGTTACAAGAAAGCTCGCTTGAAAAATTAAATGTAATTTCAAAAGAATTACGTGGTTCATTTAAACAAGTTGATGAAATGACTTTTATTTTGTATACAACTCGTGGTGATATCGAATCGAGTACAAAAACAAATACAATAGATCGTTTATTTACGAATATAGAAGGAGCGGTATCTATTGGATTTGGTTACGGAAAAACAGTAAATGAAGCGGAACAAAATGCAAAAATCGCTCAAGGTTTCGCAAAAAATAATCCGATAGAGCGCCGCTTTTATATACTAACAAGTGATAAAGAATTATTTGGTCCGTTCCCGAAAGAACAGAGGGTACAAAGTTTAAAAAACGATAATCCTGAATTAATGAAAATAGCGAAGGAAACGAAGCTTAGTCCTGCAAACTTGTCAAAAATTATTCAGTTTAGTCAATCGCATCCATCATTGAAATTTACAGCGGCCGATCTTTCTGAGTACTTACAAGTGACTCGGCGATCGACGGAAAGGCTGTTAAAGAAATTAGTTGATTACAGGTATGCCAATATTTGCGGCGAGGAAATGCCCTATCAACAAGGGCGCCCTCGCGCAATATATGAGCTAAATTTACCGTTGTATTCGTTTCAAAAATTTTAG
- the nhaC gene encoding Na+/H+ antiporter NhaC — protein MKREIPFGIAIIPIIITVAVMMVTIVVLEQSPHVPLIIGTTVASIVAWRYGYKWNDIEESMYKGIRLALPAIVIIILVGLTIGAWIGGGIVATMIYYGLKLLTPSLFLVSITIICSIVALAIGSSWSTMGTIGVAGMGIGLSMGIPAPMVAGAIISGSYFGDKMSPLSDTTNLAAGLTNTDLFVHIRHMLFTTIPGLIITLIVYALLGRSFGDNNIDAKSIDQTLQVLQQNFVISPFLLIIPVVVMVLVAKKVPAIPAILVGIILGFLSQVFIQGGSVSASVGALQTGFVIDTGNKLVDELFNRGGLDSMMNTVSMTIVAMTFGGVLEHTGILRSIVNQILKLATSSKGLIASTIASCFATNLTCSEQYISIVVPSRMYANAYTEKGLHSKNLSRALEDGGTLTSVFVPWNTCGVFILATLGVGAFEYAPYAILNFIVPIISIIYGITGFTITKLSDIEKADLLKKQKAQLEA, from the coding sequence ATGAAAAGAGAAATACCTTTTGGCATAGCAATAATCCCTATTATCATTACAGTTGCAGTTATGATGGTTACAATTGTTGTATTAGAACAAAGCCCTCACGTCCCACTTATTATCGGTACAACCGTTGCTTCGATCGTCGCTTGGCGATACGGTTACAAATGGAATGACATTGAAGAATCGATGTATAAAGGAATTCGCCTTGCATTACCCGCTATCGTTATCATTATTCTTGTAGGTTTAACGATCGGTGCTTGGATTGGCGGCGGAATCGTCGCAACTATGATTTATTACGGCTTAAAACTTTTAACTCCATCACTATTTTTAGTTTCAATTACAATTATTTGTTCTATCGTTGCATTAGCTATCGGTAGCTCTTGGTCTACAATGGGAACAATTGGTGTTGCAGGAATGGGAATTGGCCTAAGTATGGGAATCCCAGCTCCAATGGTTGCTGGTGCCATTATTTCAGGCTCTTATTTTGGCGATAAAATGTCACCGCTTTCAGACACAACAAACTTAGCCGCAGGATTAACAAATACAGATTTATTCGTACATATTCGTCATATGTTATTTACTACAATTCCAGGTTTAATTATTACTCTTATCGTCTATGCTTTATTAGGAAGAAGCTTCGGTGATAACAATATTGATGCAAAAAGCATCGATCAAACGTTACAAGTATTGCAACAAAACTTTGTTATCTCGCCTTTCCTATTAATCATACCCGTAGTCGTTATGGTATTGGTCGCTAAAAAAGTACCAGCTATACCAGCTATTCTCGTAGGTATTATTTTAGGATTTTTATCACAAGTCTTTATTCAAGGTGGTTCTGTCTCAGCATCTGTCGGTGCACTCCAAACTGGATTTGTCATAGACACTGGAAACAAGCTAGTAGACGAACTATTTAACCGCGGTGGCTTAGATTCGATGATGAATACAGTTTCTATGACAATTGTCGCTATGACTTTCGGCGGAGTACTAGAACATACTGGCATTCTTCGCTCAATTGTAAATCAAATTTTAAAATTAGCGACATCATCAAAAGGACTTATCGCTTCTACTATCGCATCTTGCTTTGCAACGAATCTTACTTGCTCTGAACAATATATTTCGATTGTTGTTCCTTCAAGAATGTATGCAAATGCGTACACAGAAAAAGGGCTACATTCTAAAAATTTATCCAGAGCATTAGAAGATGGTGGAACATTAACTTCTGTTTTCGTACCTTGGAATACATGTGGTGTATTTATACTCGCAACACTTGGAGTCGGTGCATTCGAATATGCTCCTTATGCTATATTGAATTTCATCGTACCTATTATTTCAATCATTTATGGTATAACTGGCTTCACAATTACGAAGCTATCGGATATTGAAAAAGCAGACCTATTGAAAAAACAAAAAGCGCAACTAGAAGCCTAA